The Rhopalosiphum maidis isolate BTI-1 chromosome 1, ASM367621v3, whole genome shotgun sequence genome has a segment encoding these proteins:
- the LOC113548397 gene encoding zinc finger matrin-type protein 2: protein MSSNSRPEDHRRKWDRDEYEKLARKRLMDDLDDDRSKDLSPIKREMLKQRDYRVDLDSKLGKSVVITKATPSSQSGGYYCNVCDCVVKDSINFLDHINGKKHQRNLGMSMKIERSSLDQVKKRFESNKKKMEEKKKDYDLEQRLRELKEEEEKLKEYRKEKKKEKKRKHDELDEEPQNDDMAALMGFSGFGSSKK, encoded by the exons ATGTCGTCAAATAGT agACCGGAAGATCATCGTCGAAAATGGGACCGAGACGAATACGAAAAATTGGCCAGGAAGCGTTTGATGGACGATCTCGACGACGATCGTTCCAAGGACTTATCACCAATCAAAAGAGAAATGCTCAAGCAACGAGATTATCGTGTAGACTTAGACTCAAAACTTGGAAAAAGTGTTGTAATTACTAAAGCCACTCCTTCTTCACAAAGTGGAGg ttATTACTGTAATGTTTGTGATTGTGTGGTTAAagattctattaattttttggatcatataaatggaaaaaaac ATCAAAGAAATTTAGGAATGTCCATGAAAATTGAGAGATCGTCACTGGATCAAGTTAAAAAACGAtttgaatcaaataaaaaaaaaatggaagaaaagaaaaaagattATGATTTAGAGCAGCGTTTACGAGAATTGAAAGaagaa gaAGAAAAGTTAAAGGAAtatagaaaagaaaaaaagaaagagaAAAAACGAAAACATGATGAATTAGACGAAGAACCTCAAAATGATGATATGGCAGCATTAATGGGATTTTCTGGTTTTGggtcatcaaaaaaataa